From the Corythoichthys intestinalis isolate RoL2023-P3 chromosome 13, ASM3026506v1, whole genome shotgun sequence genome, one window contains:
- the dennd6b gene encoding protein DENND6B isoform X12, protein MDPEDGREAERRPWERLSSWLECVCVVTFDLELGQAIELLYPPDVKLTEKEKSSLCYLSFPDSYSGCVGDTRFSFRMRQSVGRRRRPADDLYDRDAPAALQMEASHFYGYVYFRQVKDASVKRGYFQKSLVVLSRLPFVRLFHAALGAVAPDFFSAAEPCLRTACEQMDRWPFPAPGLSADLPLMGAVLRVRIPSRKDKAGSPPTAAAEEEVRTSKSAEDGPVFDIAGLAICTSAADPQNAPVPPPRPTALPSVHEPDLFRCFRSLLIHTQMLWELALLGEPLAVVAPSPAVSSETVLALVSCIAPLKFCCDFRPYFTVHDGEFREYTAKTRAPPNVILGVTNPFFVKTFHNWPHVLRLGESAEALGDGSPRPQASPRVRSERAPDKSPRLPSGEDVPKQLKIKKMAKLKTLDAKPGVFTAYKSFLLKDKVLIKRVLKGIQRRRPSEVQSAILRRHFLELTQSFIIPLERYMASLMPLQRSVTPWKTPPQIRPFSQDDFLSTLERGGPRLTSALRGDWTGLYRKFFKSPNFDGWYRRRLGEMTRKLESLHLEAVCLADVPGWTRDKSEVEIVDLVVKLREKLSKARRRRLQVREDLLTKLQSLIESIAGTLPKDLQDVLRAQ, encoded by the exons ATGGACCCGGAGGACGGCCGAGAAGCGGAGCGGCGCCCGTGGGAGCGCTTGTCGTCGTGGCTCGAGTGCGTGTGCGTGGTCACCTTTGACCTGGAGCTCGGACAAGCCATCGAG CTGCTTTACCCGCCTGACGTCAAGTTGACCGAGAAGGAG AAAAGCAGCCTGTGCTACTTATCCTTCCCGGACTCTTACTCAG GATGCGTCGGAGACACTCGGTTCAGCTTCAGAATGCGGCAGTCCGTCGGCCGCCGCCGGCGTCCGGCGGACGACCTTTACGACAGAGACGCCCCCGCCGCCCTGCAG ATGGAAGCCTCGCATTTCTACGGCTACGTTTACTTCCGCCAAGTCAAGGACGCGTCGGTCAAGCGAGGATACTTTCAAAAG TCTCTGGTGGTGCTGTCTCGGCTGCCGTTCGTGCGGCTCTTTCACGCCGCGCTCGGCGCCGTCGCGCCGGACttcttctcggcggccgagcccTGCCTACGAACAG CTTGCGAGCAGATGGACCGATGGCCTTTCCCGGCCCCCGGGCTGAGCGCCGACCTCCCGCTGATGGGCGCCGTCCTGCGG GTGCGAATTCCCAGCCGGAAGGACAAAGCGGGAAGTCCGCCGACAGCCGCCGCGGAGGAGGAGGTCAGAACTTCAAAGAGCGCAGAGGACGGCCCGGTATTTGATATCGCCGGGTTAGCAATTTGTACGTCTGCCGCCGATCCTCAGAACGCGCCGGTTCCGCCGCCGAGGCCGACCGCGCTCCCTTCCGTCCACGAGCCCGACCTCTTCAG GTGTTTCCGGTCGCTCCTGATCCACACGCAGATGTTGTGGGAACTGGCTTTGCTGGGCGAACCGTTGGCGGTGGTGGCGCCGTCTCCCGCCGTCTCCTCGGAAACCGTCTTGGCGCTCGTCAG CTGCATCGCGCCCCTCAAGTTCTGCTGCGACTTCCGGCCGTACTTCACCGTCCACGACGGCGAGTTCCGGGAATACACCGCCAAGACGCGGGCGCC GCCCAACGTCATTCTGGGGGTGACCAACCCCTTCTTCGTCAAGACCTTCCACAACTGGCCGCACGTCCTGCGCCTGGGAGAGAGCGCCGAGGCGTTAGGTGACGGATCGCCCCGCCCGCAGGCCTCGCCGCGCGTCCGCTCCGAACGCGCGCCAGATAAGTCGCCTCGTCTCCCGTCAGGAGAGGACGTCCCCAAGCAGCTCAAGATCAAGAAAATGGCCAAACTCAAGACGCTGGACGCCAAACCGG GAGTCTTCACGGCCTACAAGAGCTTCCTGCTCAAGGACAAGGTCCTCATCAAACGCGTGCTGAAG GGGATCCAGAGGCGCAGGCCGTCTGAGGTGCAGAGCGCCATTTTGAGGCGCCACTTTTTAGAGCTGACGCAGAGCTTCATTATTCCGCTG gaacgtTACATGGCGAGCCTGATGCCGCTGCAGAGGTCCGTAACGCCCTGGAAG ACGCCCCCGCAGATCCGTCCGTTCAGTCAGGACGACTTCTTGTCCACCCTGGAGCGCGGCGGCCCCCGGCTGACCTCGGCGCTGCGGGGCGATTGGACGGGGCTGTACAG GAAGTTTTTCAAATCGCCGAACTTCGACGGCTGGTACCGCCGCCGTCTCGGAGAGATGACGCGCAAACTGGAGAGTCTCCACCTGGAGGCGGTCTGCTTGGCA GACGTTCCGGGATGGACACGGGACAAGTCGGAGGTGGAGATCGTCGACTTGGTGGTGAAGCTTCGAGAGAAACTG AGCAAAGCGAGGAGGCGCCGGCTGCAGGTGAGAGaggaccttctcaccaagctgcaatCCTTAATCGAGAGCATCGCCGGCACGCTGCCCAAAGACCTACAAGATGTCCTCCGCGCACAATGA
- the dennd6b gene encoding protein DENND6B isoform X11, translated as MDPEDGREAERRPWERLSSWLECVCVVTFDLELGQAIELLYPPDVKLTEKEKSSLCYLSFPDSYSGCVGDTRFSFRMRQSVGRRRRPADDLYDRDAPAALQMEASHFYGYVYFRQVKDASVKRGYFQKSLVVLSRLPFVRLFHAALGAVAPDFFSAAEPCLRTACEQMDRWPFPAPGLSADLPLMGAVLRVRPLGFGFAAAFPSPARFCPQVRIPSRKDKAGSPPTAAAEEEVRTSKSAEDGPVFDIAGLAICTSAADPQNAPVPPPRPTALPSVHEPDLFRCFRSLLIHTQMLWELALLGEPLAVVAPSPAVSSETVLALVSCIAPLKFCCDFRPYFTVHDGEFREYTAKTRAPPNVILGVTNPFFVKTFHNWPHVLRLGESAEALGDGSPRPQASPRVRSERAPDKSPRLPSGEDVPKQLKIKKMAKLKTLDAKPGVFTAYKSFLLKDKVLIKRVLKGIQRRRPSEVQSAILRRHFLELTQSFIIPLERYMASLMPLQRSVTPWKTPPQIRPFSQDDFLSTLERGGPRLTSALRGDWTGLYRKFFKSPNFDGWYRRRLGEMTRKLESLHLEAVCLADVPGWTRDKSEVEIVDLVVKLREKLSKARRRRLQVREDLLTKLQSLIESIAGTLPKDLQDVLRAQ; from the exons ATGGACCCGGAGGACGGCCGAGAAGCGGAGCGGCGCCCGTGGGAGCGCTTGTCGTCGTGGCTCGAGTGCGTGTGCGTGGTCACCTTTGACCTGGAGCTCGGACAAGCCATCGAG CTGCTTTACCCGCCTGACGTCAAGTTGACCGAGAAGGAG AAAAGCAGCCTGTGCTACTTATCCTTCCCGGACTCTTACTCAG GATGCGTCGGAGACACTCGGTTCAGCTTCAGAATGCGGCAGTCCGTCGGCCGCCGCCGGCGTCCGGCGGACGACCTTTACGACAGAGACGCCCCCGCCGCCCTGCAG ATGGAAGCCTCGCATTTCTACGGCTACGTTTACTTCCGCCAAGTCAAGGACGCGTCGGTCAAGCGAGGATACTTTCAAAAG TCTCTGGTGGTGCTGTCTCGGCTGCCGTTCGTGCGGCTCTTTCACGCCGCGCTCGGCGCCGTCGCGCCGGACttcttctcggcggccgagcccTGCCTACGAACAG CTTGCGAGCAGATGGACCGATGGCCTTTCCCGGCCCCCGGGCTGAGCGCCGACCTCCCGCTGATGGGCGCCGTCCTGCGGGTCAGGCCGCTCGGCTTCGGTTTCGCCGCCGCTTTCCCCTCACCCGCCCGTTTTTGTCCCCAGGTGCGAATTCCCAGCCGGAAGGACAAAGCGGGAAGTCCGCCGACAGCCGCCGCGGAGGAGGAGGTCAGAACTTCAAAGAGCGCAGAGGACGGCCCGGTATTTGATATCGCCGGGTTAGCAATTTGTACGTCTGCCGCCGATCCTCAGAACGCGCCGGTTCCGCCGCCGAGGCCGACCGCGCTCCCTTCCGTCCACGAGCCCGACCTCTTCAG GTGTTTCCGGTCGCTCCTGATCCACACGCAGATGTTGTGGGAACTGGCTTTGCTGGGCGAACCGTTGGCGGTGGTGGCGCCGTCTCCCGCCGTCTCCTCGGAAACCGTCTTGGCGCTCGTCAG CTGCATCGCGCCCCTCAAGTTCTGCTGCGACTTCCGGCCGTACTTCACCGTCCACGACGGCGAGTTCCGGGAATACACCGCCAAGACGCGGGCGCC GCCCAACGTCATTCTGGGGGTGACCAACCCCTTCTTCGTCAAGACCTTCCACAACTGGCCGCACGTCCTGCGCCTGGGAGAGAGCGCCGAGGCGTTAGGTGACGGATCGCCCCGCCCGCAGGCCTCGCCGCGCGTCCGCTCCGAACGCGCGCCAGATAAGTCGCCTCGTCTCCCGTCAGGAGAGGACGTCCCCAAGCAGCTCAAGATCAAGAAAATGGCCAAACTCAAGACGCTGGACGCCAAACCGG GAGTCTTCACGGCCTACAAGAGCTTCCTGCTCAAGGACAAGGTCCTCATCAAACGCGTGCTGAAG GGGATCCAGAGGCGCAGGCCGTCTGAGGTGCAGAGCGCCATTTTGAGGCGCCACTTTTTAGAGCTGACGCAGAGCTTCATTATTCCGCTG gaacgtTACATGGCGAGCCTGATGCCGCTGCAGAGGTCCGTAACGCCCTGGAAG ACGCCCCCGCAGATCCGTCCGTTCAGTCAGGACGACTTCTTGTCCACCCTGGAGCGCGGCGGCCCCCGGCTGACCTCGGCGCTGCGGGGCGATTGGACGGGGCTGTACAG GAAGTTTTTCAAATCGCCGAACTTCGACGGCTGGTACCGCCGCCGTCTCGGAGAGATGACGCGCAAACTGGAGAGTCTCCACCTGGAGGCGGTCTGCTTGGCA GACGTTCCGGGATGGACACGGGACAAGTCGGAGGTGGAGATCGTCGACTTGGTGGTGAAGCTTCGAGAGAAACTG AGCAAAGCGAGGAGGCGCCGGCTGCAGGTGAGAGaggaccttctcaccaagctgcaatCCTTAATCGAGAGCATCGCCGGCACGCTGCCCAAAGACCTACAAGATGTCCTCCGCGCACAATGA
- the dennd6b gene encoding protein DENND6B isoform X2, with amino-acid sequence MDPEDGREAERRPWERLSSWLECVCVVTFDLELGQAIELLYPPDVKLTEKEKSSLCYLSFPDSYSGCVGDTRFSFRMRQSVGRRRRPADDLYDRDAPAALQVSSPRSARGSATDGCALRPLRWKPRISTATFTSAKSRTRRSSEDTFKRYAERRRRPPTVLPSSARKGGGRVRLETHREPLSARRPAGVSVSGGAVSAAVRAALSRRARRRRAGLLLGGRALPTNSLRADGPMAFPGPRAERRPPADGRRPAGQAARLRFRRRFPLTRPFLSPGANSQPEGQSGKSADSRRGGGERAGSAAEADRAPFRPRARPLQVRPGAARRGAGRTGGLFPPLTFDRRAPRCFRSLLIHTQMLWELALLGEPLAVVAPSPAVSSETVLALVSCIAPLKFCCDFRPYFTVHDGEFREYTAKTRAPPNVILGVTNPFFVKTFHNWPHVLRLGESAEALGDGSPRPQASPRVRSERAPDKSPRLPSGEDVPKQLKIKKMAKLKTLDAKPGVFTAYKSFLLKDKVLIKRVLKGIQRRRPSEVQSAILRRHFLELTQSFIIPLERYMASLMPLQRSVTPWKTPPQIRPFSQDDFLSTLERGGPRLTSALRGDWTGLYRKFFKSPNFDGWYRRRLGEMTRKLESLHLEAVCLADVPGWTRDKSEVEIVDLVVKLREKLSKARRRRLQVREDLLTKLQSLIESIAGTLPKDLQDVLRAQ; translated from the exons ATGGACCCGGAGGACGGCCGAGAAGCGGAGCGGCGCCCGTGGGAGCGCTTGTCGTCGTGGCTCGAGTGCGTGTGCGTGGTCACCTTTGACCTGGAGCTCGGACAAGCCATCGAG CTGCTTTACCCGCCTGACGTCAAGTTGACCGAGAAGGAG AAAAGCAGCCTGTGCTACTTATCCTTCCCGGACTCTTACTCAG GATGCGTCGGAGACACTCGGTTCAGCTTCAGAATGCGGCAGTCCGTCGGCCGCCGCCGGCGTCCGGCGGACGACCTTTACGACAGAGACGCCCCCGCCGCCCTGCAGGTGAGCTCGCCGAGAAGCGCCCGCGGGTCGGCGACGGACGGGTGCGCTTTGCGTCCCCTCAGATGGAAGCCTCGCATTTCTACGGCTACGTTTACTTCCGCCAAGTCAAGGACGCGTCGGTCAAGCGAGGATACTTTCAAAAGGTACGCCGAGCGACGTCGCCGCCCGCCAACGGTCCTTCCGTCGAGCGCTCGAAAGGGAGGCGGGCGCGTCCGCCTCGAGACTCATCGGGAGCCTCTGTCCGCACGCCGGCCGGCCGGCGTTTCAGTCTCTGGTGGTGCTGTCTCGGCTGCCGTTCGTGCGGCTCTTTCACGCCGCGCTCGGCGCCGTCGCGCCGGACttcttctcggcggccgagcccTGCCTACGAACAG CTTGCGAGCAGATGGACCGATGGCCTTTCCCGGCCCCCGGGCTGAGCGCCGACCTCCCGCTGATGGGCGCCGTCCTGCGGGTCAGGCCGCTCGGCTTCGGTTTCGCCGCCGCTTTCCCCTCACCCGCCCGTTTTTGTCCCCAGGTGCGAATTCCCAGCCGGAAGGACAAAGCGGGAAGTCCGCCGACAGCCGCCGCGGAGGAGGAG AACGCGCCGGTTCCGCCGCCGAGGCCGACCGCGCTCCCTTCCGTCCACGAGCCCGACCTCTTCAGGTGCGTCCCGGCGCGGCGCGGCGCGGCGCGGGCCGGACCGGCGGGCTTTTCCCGCCTCTGACCTTTGACCGGCGGGCGCCCAGGTGTTTCCGGTCGCTCCTGATCCACACGCAGATGTTGTGGGAACTGGCTTTGCTGGGCGAACCGTTGGCGGTGGTGGCGCCGTCTCCCGCCGTCTCCTCGGAAACCGTCTTGGCGCTCGTCAG CTGCATCGCGCCCCTCAAGTTCTGCTGCGACTTCCGGCCGTACTTCACCGTCCACGACGGCGAGTTCCGGGAATACACCGCCAAGACGCGGGCGCC GCCCAACGTCATTCTGGGGGTGACCAACCCCTTCTTCGTCAAGACCTTCCACAACTGGCCGCACGTCCTGCGCCTGGGAGAGAGCGCCGAGGCGTTAGGTGACGGATCGCCCCGCCCGCAGGCCTCGCCGCGCGTCCGCTCCGAACGCGCGCCAGATAAGTCGCCTCGTCTCCCGTCAGGAGAGGACGTCCCCAAGCAGCTCAAGATCAAGAAAATGGCCAAACTCAAGACGCTGGACGCCAAACCGG GAGTCTTCACGGCCTACAAGAGCTTCCTGCTCAAGGACAAGGTCCTCATCAAACGCGTGCTGAAG GGGATCCAGAGGCGCAGGCCGTCTGAGGTGCAGAGCGCCATTTTGAGGCGCCACTTTTTAGAGCTGACGCAGAGCTTCATTATTCCGCTG gaacgtTACATGGCGAGCCTGATGCCGCTGCAGAGGTCCGTAACGCCCTGGAAG ACGCCCCCGCAGATCCGTCCGTTCAGTCAGGACGACTTCTTGTCCACCCTGGAGCGCGGCGGCCCCCGGCTGACCTCGGCGCTGCGGGGCGATTGGACGGGGCTGTACAG GAAGTTTTTCAAATCGCCGAACTTCGACGGCTGGTACCGCCGCCGTCTCGGAGAGATGACGCGCAAACTGGAGAGTCTCCACCTGGAGGCGGTCTGCTTGGCA GACGTTCCGGGATGGACACGGGACAAGTCGGAGGTGGAGATCGTCGACTTGGTGGTGAAGCTTCGAGAGAAACTG AGCAAAGCGAGGAGGCGCCGGCTGCAGGTGAGAGaggaccttctcaccaagctgcaatCCTTAATCGAGAGCATCGCCGGCACGCTGCCCAAAGACCTACAAGATGTCCTCCGCGCACAATGA
- the dennd6b gene encoding protein DENND6B isoform X4, giving the protein MDPEDGREAERRPWERLSSWLECVCVVTFDLELGQAIELLYPPDVKLTEKEVSERQTGLPGVSSSRLSSSPPEKQPVLLILPGLLLRMRRRHSVQLQNAAVRRPPPASGGRPLRQRRPRRPADGSLAFLRLRLLPPSQGRVGQARILSKGTPSDVAARQRSFRRALEREAGASASRLIGSLCPHAGRPAFQSLVVLSRLPFVRLFHAALGAVAPDFFSAAEPCLRTACEQMDRWPFPAPGLSADLPLMGAVLRVRIPSRKDKAGSPPTAAAEEEVRTSKSAEDGPVFDIAGLAICTSAADPQNAPVPPPRPTALPSVHEPDLFRCFRSLLIHTQMLWELALLGEPLAVVAPSPAVSSETVLALVSCIAPLKFCCDFRPYFTVHDGEFREYTAKTRAPPNVILGVTNPFFVKTFHNWPHVLRLGESAEALGDGSPRPQASPRVRSERAPDKSPRLPSGEDVPKQLKIKKMAKLKTLDAKPGVFTAYKSFLLKDKVLIKRVLKGIQRRRPSEVQSAILRRHFLELTQSFIIPLERYMASLMPLQRSVTPWKTPPQIRPFSQDDFLSTLERGGPRLTSALRGDWTGLYRKFFKSPNFDGWYRRRLGEMTRKLESLHLEAVCLADVPGWTRDKSEVEIVDLVVKLREKLSKARRRRLQVREDLLTKLQSLIESIAGTLPKDLQDVLRAQ; this is encoded by the exons ATGGACCCGGAGGACGGCCGAGAAGCGGAGCGGCGCCCGTGGGAGCGCTTGTCGTCGTGGCTCGAGTGCGTGTGCGTGGTCACCTTTGACCTGGAGCTCGGACAAGCCATCGAG CTGCTTTACCCGCCTGACGTCAAGTTGACCGAGAAGGAGGTGAGTGAGCGGCAAACGGGGCTCCCCGGCGTCAGCTCAAGTCGGCTCTCATCCTCCCCTCCAGAAAAGCAGCCTGTGCTACTTATCCTTCCCGGACTCTTACTCAG GATGCGTCGGAGACACTCGGTTCAGCTTCAGAATGCGGCAGTCCGTCGGCCGCCGCCGGCGTCCGGCGGACGACCTTTACGACAGAGACGCCCCCGCCGCCCTGCAG ATGGAAGCCTCGCATTTCTACGGCTACGTTTACTTCCGCCAAGTCAAGGACGCGTCGGTCAAGCGAGGATACTTTCAAAAGGTACGCCGAGCGACGTCGCCGCCCGCCAACGGTCCTTCCGTCGAGCGCTCGAAAGGGAGGCGGGCGCGTCCGCCTCGAGACTCATCGGGAGCCTCTGTCCGCACGCCGGCCGGCCGGCGTTTCAGTCTCTGGTGGTGCTGTCTCGGCTGCCGTTCGTGCGGCTCTTTCACGCCGCGCTCGGCGCCGTCGCGCCGGACttcttctcggcggccgagcccTGCCTACGAACAG CTTGCGAGCAGATGGACCGATGGCCTTTCCCGGCCCCCGGGCTGAGCGCCGACCTCCCGCTGATGGGCGCCGTCCTGCGG GTGCGAATTCCCAGCCGGAAGGACAAAGCGGGAAGTCCGCCGACAGCCGCCGCGGAGGAGGAGGTCAGAACTTCAAAGAGCGCAGAGGACGGCCCGGTATTTGATATCGCCGGGTTAGCAATTTGTACGTCTGCCGCCGATCCTCAGAACGCGCCGGTTCCGCCGCCGAGGCCGACCGCGCTCCCTTCCGTCCACGAGCCCGACCTCTTCAG GTGTTTCCGGTCGCTCCTGATCCACACGCAGATGTTGTGGGAACTGGCTTTGCTGGGCGAACCGTTGGCGGTGGTGGCGCCGTCTCCCGCCGTCTCCTCGGAAACCGTCTTGGCGCTCGTCAG CTGCATCGCGCCCCTCAAGTTCTGCTGCGACTTCCGGCCGTACTTCACCGTCCACGACGGCGAGTTCCGGGAATACACCGCCAAGACGCGGGCGCC GCCCAACGTCATTCTGGGGGTGACCAACCCCTTCTTCGTCAAGACCTTCCACAACTGGCCGCACGTCCTGCGCCTGGGAGAGAGCGCCGAGGCGTTAGGTGACGGATCGCCCCGCCCGCAGGCCTCGCCGCGCGTCCGCTCCGAACGCGCGCCAGATAAGTCGCCTCGTCTCCCGTCAGGAGAGGACGTCCCCAAGCAGCTCAAGATCAAGAAAATGGCCAAACTCAAGACGCTGGACGCCAAACCGG GAGTCTTCACGGCCTACAAGAGCTTCCTGCTCAAGGACAAGGTCCTCATCAAACGCGTGCTGAAG GGGATCCAGAGGCGCAGGCCGTCTGAGGTGCAGAGCGCCATTTTGAGGCGCCACTTTTTAGAGCTGACGCAGAGCTTCATTATTCCGCTG gaacgtTACATGGCGAGCCTGATGCCGCTGCAGAGGTCCGTAACGCCCTGGAAG ACGCCCCCGCAGATCCGTCCGTTCAGTCAGGACGACTTCTTGTCCACCCTGGAGCGCGGCGGCCCCCGGCTGACCTCGGCGCTGCGGGGCGATTGGACGGGGCTGTACAG GAAGTTTTTCAAATCGCCGAACTTCGACGGCTGGTACCGCCGCCGTCTCGGAGAGATGACGCGCAAACTGGAGAGTCTCCACCTGGAGGCGGTCTGCTTGGCA GACGTTCCGGGATGGACACGGGACAAGTCGGAGGTGGAGATCGTCGACTTGGTGGTGAAGCTTCGAGAGAAACTG AGCAAAGCGAGGAGGCGCCGGCTGCAGGTGAGAGaggaccttctcaccaagctgcaatCCTTAATCGAGAGCATCGCCGGCACGCTGCCCAAAGACCTACAAGATGTCCTCCGCGCACAATGA
- the dennd6b gene encoding protein DENND6B isoform X8: protein MDPEDGREAERRPWERLSSWLECVCVVTFDLELGQAIELLYPPDVKLTEKEVSERQTGLPGVSSSRLSSSPPEKQPVLLILPGLLLRMRRRHSVQLQNAAVRRPPPASGGRPLRQRRPRRPADGSLAFLRLRLLPPSQGRVGQARILSKGTPSDVAARQRSFRRALEREAGASASRLIGSLCPHAGRPAFQSLVVLSRLPFVRLFHAALGAVAPDFFSAAEPCLRTACEQMDRWPFPAPGLSADLPLMGAVLRVRPLGFGFAAAFPSPARFCPQVRIPSRKDKAGSPPTAAAEEENAPVPPPRPTALPSVHEPDLFRCFRSLLIHTQMLWELALLGEPLAVVAPSPAVSSETVLALVSCIAPLKFCCDFRPYFTVHDGEFREYTAKTRAPPNVILGVTNPFFVKTFHNWPHVLRLGESAEALGDGSPRPQASPRVRSERAPDKSPRLPSGEDVPKQLKIKKMAKLKTLDAKPGVFTAYKSFLLKDKVLIKRVLKGIQRRRPSEVQSAILRRHFLELTQSFIIPLERYMASLMPLQRSVTPWKTPPQIRPFSQDDFLSTLERGGPRLTSALRGDWTGLYRKFFKSPNFDGWYRRRLGEMTRKLESLHLEAVCLADVPGWTRDKSEVEIVDLVVKLREKLSKARRRRLQVREDLLTKLQSLIESIAGTLPKDLQDVLRAQ from the exons ATGGACCCGGAGGACGGCCGAGAAGCGGAGCGGCGCCCGTGGGAGCGCTTGTCGTCGTGGCTCGAGTGCGTGTGCGTGGTCACCTTTGACCTGGAGCTCGGACAAGCCATCGAG CTGCTTTACCCGCCTGACGTCAAGTTGACCGAGAAGGAGGTGAGTGAGCGGCAAACGGGGCTCCCCGGCGTCAGCTCAAGTCGGCTCTCATCCTCCCCTCCAGAAAAGCAGCCTGTGCTACTTATCCTTCCCGGACTCTTACTCAG GATGCGTCGGAGACACTCGGTTCAGCTTCAGAATGCGGCAGTCCGTCGGCCGCCGCCGGCGTCCGGCGGACGACCTTTACGACAGAGACGCCCCCGCCGCCCTGCAG ATGGAAGCCTCGCATTTCTACGGCTACGTTTACTTCCGCCAAGTCAAGGACGCGTCGGTCAAGCGAGGATACTTTCAAAAGGTACGCCGAGCGACGTCGCCGCCCGCCAACGGTCCTTCCGTCGAGCGCTCGAAAGGGAGGCGGGCGCGTCCGCCTCGAGACTCATCGGGAGCCTCTGTCCGCACGCCGGCCGGCCGGCGTTTCAGTCTCTGGTGGTGCTGTCTCGGCTGCCGTTCGTGCGGCTCTTTCACGCCGCGCTCGGCGCCGTCGCGCCGGACttcttctcggcggccgagcccTGCCTACGAACAG CTTGCGAGCAGATGGACCGATGGCCTTTCCCGGCCCCCGGGCTGAGCGCCGACCTCCCGCTGATGGGCGCCGTCCTGCGGGTCAGGCCGCTCGGCTTCGGTTTCGCCGCCGCTTTCCCCTCACCCGCCCGTTTTTGTCCCCAGGTGCGAATTCCCAGCCGGAAGGACAAAGCGGGAAGTCCGCCGACAGCCGCCGCGGAGGAGGAG AACGCGCCGGTTCCGCCGCCGAGGCCGACCGCGCTCCCTTCCGTCCACGAGCCCGACCTCTTCAG GTGTTTCCGGTCGCTCCTGATCCACACGCAGATGTTGTGGGAACTGGCTTTGCTGGGCGAACCGTTGGCGGTGGTGGCGCCGTCTCCCGCCGTCTCCTCGGAAACCGTCTTGGCGCTCGTCAG CTGCATCGCGCCCCTCAAGTTCTGCTGCGACTTCCGGCCGTACTTCACCGTCCACGACGGCGAGTTCCGGGAATACACCGCCAAGACGCGGGCGCC GCCCAACGTCATTCTGGGGGTGACCAACCCCTTCTTCGTCAAGACCTTCCACAACTGGCCGCACGTCCTGCGCCTGGGAGAGAGCGCCGAGGCGTTAGGTGACGGATCGCCCCGCCCGCAGGCCTCGCCGCGCGTCCGCTCCGAACGCGCGCCAGATAAGTCGCCTCGTCTCCCGTCAGGAGAGGACGTCCCCAAGCAGCTCAAGATCAAGAAAATGGCCAAACTCAAGACGCTGGACGCCAAACCGG GAGTCTTCACGGCCTACAAGAGCTTCCTGCTCAAGGACAAGGTCCTCATCAAACGCGTGCTGAAG GGGATCCAGAGGCGCAGGCCGTCTGAGGTGCAGAGCGCCATTTTGAGGCGCCACTTTTTAGAGCTGACGCAGAGCTTCATTATTCCGCTG gaacgtTACATGGCGAGCCTGATGCCGCTGCAGAGGTCCGTAACGCCCTGGAAG ACGCCCCCGCAGATCCGTCCGTTCAGTCAGGACGACTTCTTGTCCACCCTGGAGCGCGGCGGCCCCCGGCTGACCTCGGCGCTGCGGGGCGATTGGACGGGGCTGTACAG GAAGTTTTTCAAATCGCCGAACTTCGACGGCTGGTACCGCCGCCGTCTCGGAGAGATGACGCGCAAACTGGAGAGTCTCCACCTGGAGGCGGTCTGCTTGGCA GACGTTCCGGGATGGACACGGGACAAGTCGGAGGTGGAGATCGTCGACTTGGTGGTGAAGCTTCGAGAGAAACTG AGCAAAGCGAGGAGGCGCCGGCTGCAGGTGAGAGaggaccttctcaccaagctgcaatCCTTAATCGAGAGCATCGCCGGCACGCTGCCCAAAGACCTACAAGATGTCCTCCGCGCACAATGA